The proteins below come from a single Etheostoma spectabile isolate EspeVRDwgs_2016 chromosome 4, UIUC_Espe_1.0, whole genome shotgun sequence genomic window:
- the apof gene encoding uncharacterized protein apof isoform X1, translated as MLLCLGLSALQSCVTKNWGESSNKTGMMSSKLKWLIVFQLLLNEQALCRVPPPLVRRNITLPGAAFNEGEETDKQDHQFLLGSQTQISVSSAEKPDPVRAAKHIISVLRANLQGKIQGHPHIQGNVSCEELLSASTVDDPLSSMFPQELLGLSLVPVLVVAGCPQEAQTLVLKLYSLLGVADTEELLMEVEGLIERMSKSASTPAPASAALPLGRDQGGRHIEAVMFNIQQLAMVGEGSSNHEGHCEGWTRVRGTTLAGTTMEGATGDLEEAVGNCERLGVLCAGVTSSGLLKPGMYQAVFKKGSRVLPSESTVSECWIRRCSAEDHVLTSTALGRRVKRSTQRSCINKSEERVYSVMEWIPAVSTLYNLGTAVYYASVNCTETAKERAILSAVDLGTDALMVATGGTAGVAGYALGAGMKTGVKAGVKYLLNSMKQEDDVLVNQFSWE; from the exons ATGCTGCTCTGCTTAGGACTGTCGGCTCTCCAGTCCTGTGTCACG AAGAATTGGGGGGAAAGCTCCAACAAGACTGGAATGATGTCCTCCAAGTTGAAGTGGCTGATTGTGTTCCAGCTCCTGCTGAATGAACAGGCTCTGTGCAGGGTCCCACCTCCTCTTGTGCGGAGAAACATTACGCTTCCAGGAGCTGCCTTCAATGAAGgggaagagacagacaaacaggatcATCAGTTTCTTCTGGGATCCCAAACCCAGATTAGTGTCTCATCAGCAGAAAAACCTGATCCTGTTCGAGCTGCCAAACATATAATATCAGTCCTCAGGGCAAACCTTCAGGGGAAGATTCAAGGGCATCCCCACATTCAGGGGAACGTCAGCTGTGAGGAGTTGCTGTCTGCTAGCACCGTGGATGACCCATTGTCCTCCATGTTCCCCCAGGAGCTCCTGGGTCTCTCTTTAGTGCCTGTGTTGGTGGTGGCAGGCTGCCCACAGGAGGCACAGACCCTGGTGCTTAAGCTGTACAGCCTGCTGGGAGTAGCGGACACGGAAGAGCTTCTGATGGAGGTGGAGGGTCTGATAGAGAGGATGAGCAAGTCTGCATCTACGCCTGCACCTGCATCAGCAGCATTGCCTCTAGGGAGGGATCAAGGAGGGCGCCACATAGAGGCTGTGATGTTTAACATCCAGCAGCTGGCCATGGTGGGAGAAGGTTCCTCCAATCATGAAGGGCATTGTGAGGGTTGGACCAGGGTGAGGGGAACCACACTGGCAGGAACAACTATGGAAGGAGCCACAGGTGATCTAGAGGAGGCTGTCGGCAACTGCGAGAGATTGGGAGTCCTGTGTGCTggtgttaccagcagtggactACTTAAACCTGGGATGTACCAGGCAGTATTTAAGAAAGGCAGCCGCGTCCTGCCCTCTGAATCCACAGTGTCTGAATGTTGGATCCGTCGATGCAGCGCAGAGGACCATGTTTTGACCTCCACTGCTTTGGGTCGTCGGGTGAAGCGAAGCACCCAGAGGAGCTGCATCAATAAAAGCGAAGAGCGTGTGTACAGCGTGATGGAGTGGATCCCTGCAGTCAGCACCCTCTACAACCTTGGCACAGCTGTGTATTATGCTTCAGTCAACTGCACTGAAACAGCCAAGGAGAGAGCCATTCTCAGTGCGGTTGACCTCGGCACGGATGCTCTCATGGTCGCCACAGGGGGAACCGCCGGGGTGGCAGGCTACGCCCTGGGTGCAGGGATGAAGACCGGTGTGAAAGCTGGTGTCAAGTATCTGCTCAACTCCATGAAGCAGGAAGACGATGTGCTAGTGAACCAGTTCAGCTGGGAGTAG
- the apof gene encoding uncharacterized protein apof isoform X2 gives MMSSKLKWLIVFQLLLNEQALCRVPPPLVRRNITLPGAAFNEGEETDKQDHQFLLGSQTQISVSSAEKPDPVRAAKHIISVLRANLQGKIQGHPHIQGNVSCEELLSASTVDDPLSSMFPQELLGLSLVPVLVVAGCPQEAQTLVLKLYSLLGVADTEELLMEVEGLIERMSKSASTPAPASAALPLGRDQGGRHIEAVMFNIQQLAMVGEGSSNHEGHCEGWTRVRGTTLAGTTMEGATGDLEEAVGNCERLGVLCAGVTSSGLLKPGMYQAVFKKGSRVLPSESTVSECWIRRCSAEDHVLTSTALGRRVKRSTQRSCINKSEERVYSVMEWIPAVSTLYNLGTAVYYASVNCTETAKERAILSAVDLGTDALMVATGGTAGVAGYALGAGMKTGVKAGVKYLLNSMKQEDDVLVNQFSWE, from the coding sequence ATGATGTCCTCCAAGTTGAAGTGGCTGATTGTGTTCCAGCTCCTGCTGAATGAACAGGCTCTGTGCAGGGTCCCACCTCCTCTTGTGCGGAGAAACATTACGCTTCCAGGAGCTGCCTTCAATGAAGgggaagagacagacaaacaggatcATCAGTTTCTTCTGGGATCCCAAACCCAGATTAGTGTCTCATCAGCAGAAAAACCTGATCCTGTTCGAGCTGCCAAACATATAATATCAGTCCTCAGGGCAAACCTTCAGGGGAAGATTCAAGGGCATCCCCACATTCAGGGGAACGTCAGCTGTGAGGAGTTGCTGTCTGCTAGCACCGTGGATGACCCATTGTCCTCCATGTTCCCCCAGGAGCTCCTGGGTCTCTCTTTAGTGCCTGTGTTGGTGGTGGCAGGCTGCCCACAGGAGGCACAGACCCTGGTGCTTAAGCTGTACAGCCTGCTGGGAGTAGCGGACACGGAAGAGCTTCTGATGGAGGTGGAGGGTCTGATAGAGAGGATGAGCAAGTCTGCATCTACGCCTGCACCTGCATCAGCAGCATTGCCTCTAGGGAGGGATCAAGGAGGGCGCCACATAGAGGCTGTGATGTTTAACATCCAGCAGCTGGCCATGGTGGGAGAAGGTTCCTCCAATCATGAAGGGCATTGTGAGGGTTGGACCAGGGTGAGGGGAACCACACTGGCAGGAACAACTATGGAAGGAGCCACAGGTGATCTAGAGGAGGCTGTCGGCAACTGCGAGAGATTGGGAGTCCTGTGTGCTggtgttaccagcagtggactACTTAAACCTGGGATGTACCAGGCAGTATTTAAGAAAGGCAGCCGCGTCCTGCCCTCTGAATCCACAGTGTCTGAATGTTGGATCCGTCGATGCAGCGCAGAGGACCATGTTTTGACCTCCACTGCTTTGGGTCGTCGGGTGAAGCGAAGCACCCAGAGGAGCTGCATCAATAAAAGCGAAGAGCGTGTGTACAGCGTGATGGAGTGGATCCCTGCAGTCAGCACCCTCTACAACCTTGGCACAGCTGTGTATTATGCTTCAGTCAACTGCACTGAAACAGCCAAGGAGAGAGCCATTCTCAGTGCGGTTGACCTCGGCACGGATGCTCTCATGGTCGCCACAGGGGGAACCGCCGGGGTGGCAGGCTACGCCCTGGGTGCAGGGATGAAGACCGGTGTGAAAGCTGGTGTCAAGTATCTGCTCAACTCCATGAAGCAGGAAGACGATGTGCTAGTGAACCAGTTCAGCTGGGAGTAG